CCGCTCAGCCAGATCCTCTTCCTGGTCCCACCCGAACTGCTCCCCTCGTTCCGCAGCGAACTGCTCAGGGCCCCGATGATCGGCACCAACTGGAGCGTGCTGGAGGCCAACTCCGGGGATCTCTCCGGGGAGCTTGCCGTGGCGGCCAGGTCGAGCCGCCAACGGCGCCAGTTCCGCACCAACCTCGACGCGATCAACCTGAGGCTCGCAAGCCCGACGCCTGCTCCCGACAGCAGCGAGTACCGCAAGCTCGTCATCTCCGACAAGTACCTTGCAACCATCCTCGAGCATGCCGAAGAGGCGATCGTTTCGCTTGACGGTCGGGGCCGGGTGGCAAGCTGGAACCGCGGGGCTACCGGCTCGTTCGGCTATTCGCTGAACGAGGCGCTCGAACTGAGCGTCACCGATCTCGTCATCGAGACCGACCGCAAGCTCCTGACAAGCTGGTTCGAGGAGGCTGCAGGGGGTCGGGCCGTTGCCCAGCGCGAAACGACCTGCCTGCGCCAGGACGGCTCCACCTTCAACGCCGAGGTGACCATGGCTCCGGTCAGGGACGAGGAGGGGGAGACGATCGCCGTCTCGCTGATCGCCCGCGACGTTACCGCACGAAAGGAAACCGAAGAGCAGCTGCGGAACATCCAGGCCGAGCTCGAGAAGCGCGTGATCGAACGCACCGAGGACCTCCGCTACCTCAACGCCGAACTCGAAGCGTTCACCTACAGCGCAAGTCACGATCTGCGGGCGCCGCTGCGTGGGATCGACGGCTTCAGCCAGGCGCTGCTCGAGGATTACCGGGGCAAACTGGACGCCACCGGCGTGAAGTACCTGGAGCGGATCAGGTCGGGGGCGCAACGGATGGGCGAGATCATAGATGCTCTTCTGCTCCTCTCCCGCATCTCGACCGCCAGACTGAGTCGCCGGAGGGTCGACATCGGGAGGCTCAGCAAGGAGATATTGCGGGAGCTCAGCGAGAGCGAGCCGACGCGGAGTGTCGACGTGGAGATCGAGTCCGGCCTGGTAGTACGGGCGGACCCGCAACTCCTCCGCATCGCTCTCCAGAACCTCCTAGGCAACGCCTGGAAGTTCACCCGTGAGCGCGAAAAGGCGTCGATCAGGGTCGGACGCTCGGACGACGAAACGTTCTATGTGAGCGACAACGGCGCCGGTTTCGACATGGCTTACGCGGAGAAGCTGTTCACCCCGTTCCAGCGCATCCATCACCCGAGTAGATTCGAAGGCAGTGGGATCGGGCTGGGTACGGTGCAGCGAGTGATGAACCGCCACGGCGGGAAGGTCTGGGGGCTGGGCGAACCCGATGCCGGAGCGACCTTCTACTTCCGCCTGCCTGACTACGGCGCCGAGGAGGGCACACGCACGGGCGCGGGAGGAACCGCCGATGTATCAGTTGAGGTCGACGGGCCTCGAGGCCAGGAGTGACCGGACTTCGGTCTCGCGAGGAGTCCCCTTGAGCAGCAGGGCGGCCGCATCGAGGAACTCCGGTTCGGCCGAACGCACGATCGCGTCCAGCTCCATCGGGTGTTCCCTGTAGCCGCAACGCAGCAGTAGAACCAGATAGGTCCACCAGTAGCGGAGCGGACCGAGCCGTTCCAGTTGATCGACGTGCACGAGCTCGTGGGCGAGCAGGCGTTGGGTCACTGCGGCGTCGCGCCGAACGAAGACACGGCGCGGCAGGAGCACCTGCGCTATCGCCCAGCGCGGCAGCAGGAAGGGTAATCGGATCAGTCGTACCTTGTCGCTCTTCACTCCAGCCGCCTCTCCCGGTCCGGCTGCCCTGCCGGCAACAGGCCGAGCCGTTCTCTCTCCTGTGGGGGCTCGAGCACATGTTCCTCCCTCGACCGCTCGGCGTCCGCAGTGGTCGTCACACCGCTTGCGACCGATACACGCCCAAGACCCTCCGGCGCGGTACATCATTCGAACAGGCAGCGCTCGACGATGGGGGCCCGACCCGGCGGCGGACCGAAGGCGTCGGCGACTACTGCGCTCGTCGCCGCGAAGCGGCAGGGTGATTATCAGTCGGGTTACGGGGGGACGCGATGACGACACAATCTATCGGAACTCAGCTGACCATCTACGGCCTACTGGGCATGACCTGCGCGCTCGGGCTGCCGCTGTTCCACTACGTGACGGCGTTGATGATCGCCATCATCTGGCGGCACGGTCGTGGTGAGAGGGGCATGTTGGCCTCGATCTGACCGCGCTACGGCTATCGCACGACCTTGCGCCGCATCTGCTGGATCGCGAATGCCGAGAGGAAGCCGCCTACCAGGAGCAGGTAGAGGACGTCCAGCCAGATGCCGGCGAAGTCGCCCATGACGATGCCGCGCAGTAGCTGCACCGAACGGTAGAGCGGAGTCACCTGGGCGATGGCGACCAGTCCTGGCGGGAATCGGTCGGCCACCGGGAAGAAGATGTCGGAGAAGAGGAACGAAGGCGTGAGGAAGAGGGTGAAGTAGTAGGAGTAGACGTCGATTATCGGAATGAGCGAGGTGAAGGCCATCCCGATCGCCGCGAAGCAGAAGCCGACCAGCGCGATCGCGGGCAGGGCCAGCAGCAGGCGCCAGGTGATGGGCGTATCGAAGAAGAGCGTTATGAGGAGGAAGATCCCGCCGTAGATGAGCGAGCGGGTGACCGCCCAGAGCAGTTCGCCGAAAGCGACGTCCTCCATGTTGGCGCGGGTGGCGATGAAGGCATCGTAGAGCTTGGCGAAGTGGAGCTTGATGAAGACGTTGTAGGTGGTTTCGAACGACGCCCCGTTCATGGCCGATGCCGCCACCAGGCCCGGTGCGATGAACGCCAGATAGCTCCCGCCGAACTCGCCGCCGCCGGCAACGTAGAACCCGAGCCCTAGGCCCATCCCCAGCAGGTAGAAGAGCGGCTCGAAGAAGTTGGGGAGAAGAGCGTACAGCCAGCGACGCCGGTAGACCCAGAGGTTCCTCTGCCACACCCGTCCTGCCGCTTCGAGGGAGATCGGTTGCCGCATCGCTACTCCCGCAGGCTCCGTCCGGTCAGCTTTAGGAAGACGTCCTCCAGGTTGCTGGGCCGAACGAAGGCGCCGTGGGCGCCGAGTTCGTCGCGCTGAAGGGCATCGACCGCCGAGGCGCCATCCTCGACGAAGATACTCACCCGCTCTCCGGAGCGGACGATCTCGAGTTCATTGCGGCTGGCGAAACCGGTCAAGCCCTGCCAGTCGTCGGCCTTCACCCTAGCCTCGACGACGAACGGGCGCAGGTGTCTGCGGATGAGGTCCCTGGGCGTCCCCTGGGCGATTATCGACCCGTGGTCCATGATCAGCAGATGGTCGCACAACCGCTCGGCTTCGTCCATGTAGTGGGTGCTCATCAGCAGGGTAATCCCCTGGGAGCGTAGCGCGTCGAGCTTCTCCCAGATCGAGAGGCGGACCTGGGGATCGAGGCCCGTGGTCGGCTCGTCGAGGATCAGCAACTCGGGAGTGTTCATCAGTCCCCGCGCCAGGGTGAGTCGTCGTTTCATGCCGCCCGACAGCTGCCTCACGTCTGCTGTACGTCGGGACGACAGCTCGGCGAATTCGAGCAGTTCACTCGTCCTTCGCTCTGCTTCCATACCCGTGATGCCGTTGAAGCGAGCATAGATCCGCAGATTGTCCTCTACGGTAAGCTCCTCGTCGAGGTTGTCGAGTTGCGGCACCACGCCCATGCGCCGCTTGATCTCCCGGGCTCGCACGCCGCTGGGCATGCCGAAGACCTCCAGCCTGCCGGAACTGGGCGGCGTCACCTGGTAGATCATCCGCATGGTAGTCGACTTGCCCGCGCCGTTCGGCCCGAGGAGACCGTAGAACCTGCCCCTCTCCACTTCGAAGCTGATGCCGTCGACCGCCGTCAGGTTGGCGTACCTCTTGGTCAGATCGGTTGCCTGGACGACTGCAGCCATACGCCTCCCGGCCCCTCGCGAGGAGCGCAACCCGGAAAGACTACCAGAAGCGTTCGCACCACGAGACCGCGTCGTCCAGGGGCAGTTTCTGCGCTATGGCGCGCATGGTGCGGATGTCTCGTTCCGAGTGGCTGGCGAGTCCCAGGTCATCCTGTCGGTCGAGGCGGGGCGACAACCTGTGGAAGCGCTCACCCAGGAGCGCCCGGCACTGGTAGCTGGCCACTTCGACGGTACCGCTCATGATGATGTCGACGAGAGGACGGCCCCACTGCACCGCGCCCCAGTCGTGTCTCTGACCGGCGATGAACTGGGCGACCTCGCCGGTACCGAGGGACAGCAGCGCTATCTCCTCCAGCGGCGGAGGGTCTGCCAACGCGCGGCGGTCCTGCGTCTGTGCGAGGGCGCAGAGTGCCGGGTTCGCCGCGAATACGGCCCCGTCGATGTAGCCGTCGGCCGAGGGGAAGTAGGTGGGGGCCGCGCTCGTTCGCAGGCCGGCATCACGAACCAGCACCTCACCGTCGCTGTCGCTGCCCGGGAAGTTGTGCAGCATCTTCGCCTTCCAGCGGCGCCTCCGCGAGTCGGGTCCGTCGTAACGGGGGTCGTCGCCGTTGTCCAGGTCGAAGGTAGGCAGGAGCACGCGCTTGGCGAGGCCCGACAACGTCATCTCACCGAACAGGCCGCGCAGAACCGACCGCAGGCCCGACTCGTCGTACTCGGCACCGAGCAGGCGCCCGAGGTCGGCGAGGTCGTCGAAGGGCGAGTCGGCGAAGATGCGGGGTCCCTCGACCTCGTAGAGGTGCCGGATCCGGGCGAGCGGCAACCCGGCTGCTATGCCCAGGGCGATGAGGCCGCCGGTCGAGGTGCCGGCCACGAGATCTGCCTTTTCCAGGAGACCCGGCACCCTGCGCTCGAGACGTTCCAGCAGCAGCACGCTCATCAGCCCGCGCATGCCGCCGCTGTCGATCGCCACTATCCGGTAAGGCAAGGGCTCCTCCGGCGCCGCCCCTCGACTCCTGTGTCGCCATTCTAGTAGCCCCGGCGCCTCACGCCCTACCCGGCCGCTCGCCACCGCGGGCTACTCTGAGAAGCGTGACCGATGTCGATCGGATGCCGGCTCGCCCCCCGTTGGCGGGACCCCTCGTCTCCCCCGAGGAGGTCTACCGCGAGGGTGCCGGCGAGCAGAGTTACGCCATCCTCGACGTTCGCTCACCAGCCGAGGTGGCCCGCGGGACGTTGCCCGGCTCGGTGAACGTGCCGATCCTCGAGGACGAGGAGCGCCGCCGGGTGGGGATCGCCTACAAGGAGTCGGGGCAGAGGGTCGCCGTCGAGCTGGGCGTCGAGCTGACGAGCGAGGCGATGCCGGGCCGCGTCGAAAGGTGGCGGGCGGTGTGCCGGAACGGCCCGGCCGTTATCGCCTGCTGGCGGGGCGGGTTGCGCTCGGAGCTGGCGCAGTCGTACCTGGGTGAACCCCGGGTGCCGCGCGTAGCCGGCGGCTACAAGGCCTTGCGGGCGCACCTGGTCGGGAGCCTCGAACGCTCACTGCGCCGCCGTCGACTGCTGGTCGTGGGCGGCATGACCGGCACCGGCAAGACGGAACTCATCGAGTCGCTCAGGGGCGCCGACGGCATGCTTGCGCTCGACCTGGAGGGGCTAGCGAACCACCGTGGCAGCGCCTTCGGCCACCTGGGAGCTCAGCCCGCCCAGCAGACCTTCGAGAACGAGATCGCGGCCCGGCTC
This is a stretch of genomic DNA from Trueperaceae bacterium. It encodes these proteins:
- a CDS encoding PAS domain S-box protein, which encodes MSPAELERRLEDLAGHGRPPLVVVIDEGVEKPLRIARTVHRRFPLSQILFLVPPELLPSFRSELLRAPMIGTNWSVLEANSGDLSGELAVAARSSRQRRQFRTNLDAINLRLASPTPAPDSSEYRKLVISDKYLATILEHAEEAIVSLDGRGRVASWNRGATGSFGYSLNEALELSVTDLVIETDRKLLTSWFEEAAGGRAVAQRETTCLRQDGSTFNAEVTMAPVRDEEGETIAVSLIARDVTARKETEEQLRNIQAELEKRVIERTEDLRYLNAELEAFTYSASHDLRAPLRGIDGFSQALLEDYRGKLDATGVKYLERIRSGAQRMGEIIDALLLLSRISTARLSRRRVDIGRLSKEILRELSESEPTRSVDVEIESGLVVRADPQLLRIALQNLLGNAWKFTREREKASIRVGRSDDETFYVSDNGAGFDMAYAEKLFTPFQRIHHPSRFEGSGIGLGTVQRVMNRHGGKVWGLGEPDAGATFYFRLPDYGAEEGTRTGAGGTADVSVEVDGPRGQE
- a CDS encoding ABC transporter permease codes for the protein MRQPISLEAAGRVWQRNLWVYRRRWLYALLPNFFEPLFYLLGMGLGLGFYVAGGGEFGGSYLAFIAPGLVAASAMNGASFETTYNVFIKLHFAKLYDAFIATRANMEDVAFGELLWAVTRSLIYGGIFLLITLFFDTPITWRLLLALPAIALVGFCFAAIGMAFTSLIPIIDVYSYYFTLFLTPSFLFSDIFFPVADRFPPGLVAIAQVTPLYRSVQLLRGIVMGDFAGIWLDVLYLLLVGGFLSAFAIQQMRRKVVR
- a CDS encoding ABC transporter ATP-binding protein encodes the protein MAAVVQATDLTKRYANLTAVDGISFEVERGRFYGLLGPNGAGKSTTMRMIYQVTPPSSGRLEVFGMPSGVRAREIKRRMGVVPQLDNLDEELTVEDNLRIYARFNGITGMEAERRTSELLEFAELSSRRTADVRQLSGGMKRRLTLARGLMNTPELLILDEPTTGLDPQVRLSIWEKLDALRSQGITLLMSTHYMDEAERLCDHLLIMDHGSIIAQGTPRDLIRRHLRPFVVEARVKADDWQGLTGFASRNELEIVRSGERVSIFVEDGASAVDALQRDELGAHGAFVRPSNLEDVFLKLTGRSLRE
- a CDS encoding patatin-like phospholipase family protein; this translates as MPYRIVAIDSGGMRGLMSVLLLERLERRVPGLLEKADLVAGTSTGGLIALGIAAGLPLARIRHLYEVEGPRIFADSPFDDLADLGRLLGAEYDESGLRSVLRGLFGEMTLSGLAKRVLLPTFDLDNGDDPRYDGPDSRRRRWKAKMLHNFPGSDSDGEVLVRDAGLRTSAAPTYFPSADGYIDGAVFAANPALCALAQTQDRRALADPPPLEEIALLSLGTGEVAQFIAGQRHDWGAVQWGRPLVDIIMSGTVEVASYQCRALLGERFHRLSPRLDRQDDLGLASHSERDIRTMRAIAQKLPLDDAVSWCERFW
- the mnmH gene encoding tRNA 2-selenouridine(34) synthase MnmH, which translates into the protein MTDVDRMPARPPLAGPLVSPEEVYREGAGEQSYAILDVRSPAEVARGTLPGSVNVPILEDEERRRVGIAYKESGQRVAVELGVELTSEAMPGRVERWRAVCRNGPAVIACWRGGLRSELAQSYLGEPRVPRVAGGYKALRAHLVGSLERSLRRRRLLVVGGMTGTGKTELIESLRGADGMLALDLEGLANHRGSAFGHLGAQPAQQTFENEIAARLLLDPARLLVVEDESRRIGALQLQEALFAPMTSAPVALLEAPIEERVRRIHRQYVLEPAIARGPEVVLRELADSVSRLRRRLGGGLVEQLQGVLAGAIASDSWRDSAALEPFIAPLLHEYYDPLYRKSVERLRREVVVRGGREELASWIRRQS